A stretch of the Malus sylvestris chromosome 10, drMalSylv7.2, whole genome shotgun sequence genome encodes the following:
- the LOC126587621 gene encoding protein WHAT'S THIS FACTOR 9, mitochondrial isoform X2, translated as MSPIYIAVRRSLPKSYSQSSHHRHTLHRTFFVDATTTKWVRDRGLDHAVEREKNLRPLINIKNFIKSEPSKSLPISIIAQNRESLMIPTRSIEFIRKYPSIFEEFLPGGVAVHPHVRLTAQVLDLDTEEELMYQSESYKQDVADRLLKLLMLVRTNKLPLNVIDRLKWDLGLPHDFERTLVPEYPDYFNVVARKSSPSGSESLRDLELVYWKNEFASSVIQKKALAMEKKASARKKKAMSGDSASREENQIVFPMEFSRGFEVDKKFKKWIDEWQQLPYVSPYENAAHLSSKSDESDKWAVAVLHELLHILVPKKTDRENILCLGEHLGLRSRFKQALHNHPGIFYLSNKIGTYTIVLREGYKRGVIVEDHPLTNMRSQYIHLMNTVKEDGKTISVPGKSTQENKKVIHAKGKDEEEEDDETEDQQEGELCDSSDDEVESDDVDDDSDEEDEDQSETTVQQNAINNRGRRGRKSNFDGKAPFRNAERGRLDGRRARKSDYDMKEPSRNAERGRSDGRRARKSDFDGTAPSRNAERGRSDGRRPRRSDFDVKEPSRNSERGRDGRQHPGKSGDGVYLETSRGTQTHLRHDIHQNARGRSNLSRSKGRSLPEKNTSA; from the exons ATGTCTCCAATATACATCGCCGTCCGCCGCTCTCTCCCAAAATCATATTCTCAGTCCTCCCACCACCGCCACACCCTCCACAGAACCTTCTTCGTCGACGCCACCACCACAAAATGGGTCCGAGACCGAGGCCTCGACCACGCCGTCGAGAGGGAGAAGAACCTCAGGCCACTGATCAACAtcaagaacttcatcaaatcAGAGCCGTCCAAGTCCCTCCCCATTTCCATCATCGCTCAAAACAGAGAATCTCTCATGATACCCACCCGCTCCATCGAATTTATCCGCAAATACCCTTCGATTTTCGAGGAATTTCTCCCCGGCGGCGTTGCAGTCCACCCCCATGTCCGGCTCACCGCCCAAGTGCTGGATCTCGACACTGAAGAAGAGCTCATGTACCAGAGCGAGAGCTACAAGCAGGACGTCGCTGACCGGCTTTTGAAGCTCCTAATGCTGGTAAGAACCAATAAACTGCCCCTAAATGTGATTGATCGCTTGAAATGGGATCTGGGTCTTCCTCATGATTTTGAGAGAACCTTAGTCCCTGAGTATCCGGACTATTTTAATGTCGTAGCTCGCAAAAGTTCGCCTTCTGGGTCCGAAAGTTTGCGGGATTTGGAGTTGGTGTATTGGAAAAATGAATTCGCAAGTTCGGTAATACAGAAGAAAGCTTTAGCTATGGAGAAGAAGGCTTCTGCTAGGAAGAAGAAGGCAATGAGTGGGGATTCTGCTTCAAGGGaggaaaatcaaattgtttttcCTATGGAGTTTTCGAGAGGTTTTGAGGTGGATAAGAAGTTCAAGAAGTGGATTGATGAGTGGCAGCAGTTGCCTTATGTATCTCCATATGAAAATGCAGCTCACCTTTCTTCAAAGAGTGACGAATCAGATAAGTGGGCGGTCGCGGTTCTGCACGAGCTTCTGCATATTTTGGTTCCGAAGAAGACGGACAGGGAGAATATCCTGTGTCTTGGAGAACATTTAGGTCTTCGGTCGAGGTTTAAGCAAGCATTACACAATCACCCAggtatattttatttgtcaaacAAGATAGGAACTTATACTATTGTTTTGAGAGAGGGGTATAAGAGGGGTGTGATTGTTGAAGATCATCCATTAACGAATATGAGAAGCCAGTATATTCACCTTATGAACACGGTAAAGGAAGATGGTAAAACGATCAGCGTGCCAGGTAAAAGTACTCAAGAAAACAAGAAGGTAATTcatgccaaaggaaaagatgaagaggaagaggatgatGAAACTGAGGACCAGCAGGAAGGGGAGTTGTGTGATTCATCTGATGATGAAGTTGAGTCTGATGATGTTGACGATGAtagtgatgaagaagatgaagatcagaGTGAGACAACCGTTCAACAAAATGCTATCAATAACAGAGGACGAAGAGGTAGGAAGTCTAATTTTGATGGGAAAGCACCTTTCAGAAATGCTGAAAGAGGTAGGTTGGACGGCAGAAGAGCTAGGAAATCTGATTATGATATGAAAGAACCTTCCAGAAATGCTGAACGAGGAAG GTCGGATGGAAGAAGAGCTAGGAAGTCGGATTTTGATGGGACAGCACCTTCCAGAAATGCTGAAAGAGGAAGGTCGGATGGAAGAAGACCTAGAAGATCTGATTTTGACGTGAAAGAACCTTCCAGAAACTCCGAAAGGGGTAGGGATGGTAGACAACA
- the LOC126587621 gene encoding protein WHAT'S THIS FACTOR 9, mitochondrial isoform X1, whose amino-acid sequence MSPIYIAVRRSLPKSYSQSSHHRHTLHRTFFVDATTTKWVRDRGLDHAVEREKNLRPLINIKNFIKSEPSKSLPISIIAQNRESLMIPTRSIEFIRKYPSIFEEFLPGGVAVHPHVRLTAQVLDLDTEEELMYQSESYKQDVADRLLKLLMLVRTNKLPLNVIDRLKWDLGLPHDFERTLVPEYPDYFNVVARKSSPSGSESLRDLELVYWKNEFASSVIQKKALAMEKKASARKKKAMSGDSASREENQIVFPMEFSRGFEVDKKFKKWIDEWQQLPYVSPYENAAHLSSKSDESDKWAVAVLHELLHILVPKKTDRENILCLGEHLGLRSRFKQALHNHPGIFYLSNKIGTYTIVLREGYKRGVIVEDHPLTNMRSQYIHLMNTVKEDGKTISVPGKSTQENKKVIHAKGKDEEEEDDETEDQQEGELCDSSDDEVESDDVDDDSDEEDEDQSETTVQQNAINNRGRRGRKSNFDGKAPFRNAERGRLDGRRARKSDYDMKEPSRNAERGRSDGRRSRNSDFDGTAPFRNAERGRSDGRRARKSDFDGTAPSRNAERGRSDGRRPRRSDFDVKEPSRNSERGRDGRQHPGKSGDGVYLETSRGTQTHLRHDIHQNARGRSNLSRSKGRSLPEKNTSA is encoded by the coding sequence ATGTCTCCAATATACATCGCCGTCCGCCGCTCTCTCCCAAAATCATATTCTCAGTCCTCCCACCACCGCCACACCCTCCACAGAACCTTCTTCGTCGACGCCACCACCACAAAATGGGTCCGAGACCGAGGCCTCGACCACGCCGTCGAGAGGGAGAAGAACCTCAGGCCACTGATCAACAtcaagaacttcatcaaatcAGAGCCGTCCAAGTCCCTCCCCATTTCCATCATCGCTCAAAACAGAGAATCTCTCATGATACCCACCCGCTCCATCGAATTTATCCGCAAATACCCTTCGATTTTCGAGGAATTTCTCCCCGGCGGCGTTGCAGTCCACCCCCATGTCCGGCTCACCGCCCAAGTGCTGGATCTCGACACTGAAGAAGAGCTCATGTACCAGAGCGAGAGCTACAAGCAGGACGTCGCTGACCGGCTTTTGAAGCTCCTAATGCTGGTAAGAACCAATAAACTGCCCCTAAATGTGATTGATCGCTTGAAATGGGATCTGGGTCTTCCTCATGATTTTGAGAGAACCTTAGTCCCTGAGTATCCGGACTATTTTAATGTCGTAGCTCGCAAAAGTTCGCCTTCTGGGTCCGAAAGTTTGCGGGATTTGGAGTTGGTGTATTGGAAAAATGAATTCGCAAGTTCGGTAATACAGAAGAAAGCTTTAGCTATGGAGAAGAAGGCTTCTGCTAGGAAGAAGAAGGCAATGAGTGGGGATTCTGCTTCAAGGGaggaaaatcaaattgtttttcCTATGGAGTTTTCGAGAGGTTTTGAGGTGGATAAGAAGTTCAAGAAGTGGATTGATGAGTGGCAGCAGTTGCCTTATGTATCTCCATATGAAAATGCAGCTCACCTTTCTTCAAAGAGTGACGAATCAGATAAGTGGGCGGTCGCGGTTCTGCACGAGCTTCTGCATATTTTGGTTCCGAAGAAGACGGACAGGGAGAATATCCTGTGTCTTGGAGAACATTTAGGTCTTCGGTCGAGGTTTAAGCAAGCATTACACAATCACCCAggtatattttatttgtcaaacAAGATAGGAACTTATACTATTGTTTTGAGAGAGGGGTATAAGAGGGGTGTGATTGTTGAAGATCATCCATTAACGAATATGAGAAGCCAGTATATTCACCTTATGAACACGGTAAAGGAAGATGGTAAAACGATCAGCGTGCCAGGTAAAAGTACTCAAGAAAACAAGAAGGTAATTcatgccaaaggaaaagatgaagaggaagaggatgatGAAACTGAGGACCAGCAGGAAGGGGAGTTGTGTGATTCATCTGATGATGAAGTTGAGTCTGATGATGTTGACGATGAtagtgatgaagaagatgaagatcagaGTGAGACAACCGTTCAACAAAATGCTATCAATAACAGAGGACGAAGAGGTAGGAAGTCTAATTTTGATGGGAAAGCACCTTTCAGAAATGCTGAAAGAGGTAGGTTGGACGGCAGAAGAGCTAGGAAATCTGATTATGATATGAAAGAACCTTCCAGAAATGCTGAACGAGGAAGGTCAGATGGAAGAAGATCTAggaactctgattttgatgggaCAGCACCTTTCAGAAATGCTGAAAGAGGAAGGTCGGATGGAAGAAGAGCTAGGAAGTCGGATTTTGATGGGACAGCACCTTCCAGAAATGCTGAAAGAGGAAGGTCGGATGGAAGAAGACCTAGAAGATCTGATTTTGACGTGAAAGAACCTTCCAGAAACTCCGAAAGGGGTAGGGATGGTAGACAACA
- the LOC126587625 gene encoding protein-tyrosine-phosphatase PTP1-like, translating into MAATASSAAAKPLPSLKVSADSPPPKLALTPDQYKYCSQALKLFKEKLQMPDHIKQEFAQLQAKRITLSEMKRNCTVALDSVNSSKNRYTDVVPFDKNRVVLNSCKDYRPSARGYINASLIATSSSESISRFIATQGPLPHTYEDFWEMVLEQRCPVVIMLTRLVDCYTMVKCGDYFQAEDGPREFGNICISTKWLRTTDTSLVLRLLEVNSKESEEPPMSVLHIQYPEWPDHGVPKNTFVVREILKRIYQVPPNLGPIVVHCSAGIGRTGTYCTIHNAVQRILAGDMSALNLVDTITTFRSQRIGMVQTLEQYIFCYSAIVDELEELMSNLNSQNELKIVA; encoded by the exons ATGGCCGCCACCGCCTCTTCCGCCGCAGCCAAACCCCTCCCTTCTTTGAAAGTCTCGGCCGATTCTCCGCCTCCGAAACTCGCCCTCACCCCCGACCAGTACAAGTACTGCTCTCAGGCTCTCAAGCTCTTCAAAGAAAAGCTCCAGATGCCTGACCATATCAAACAGGAGTTCGCTCAGCTACAG GCCAAGAGGATTACATTATCTGAGATGAAGAGGAACTGCACTGTGGCTCTTGACAGTGTCAATTCCAGCAAAAACCGATACACTGATGTCGTACCAT TTGACAAAAATAGGGTTGTTCTCAACTCCTGTAAGGATTACAGACCTTCTGCGAGGGGCTACATCAACGCCAGCTTAATCGCG ACTAGTTCATCCGAAAGCATTTCTCGATTTATAGCAACACAAGGTCCACTTCCGCACACATATGAGGATTTCTGGGAGATGGTACTTGAGCAACGCTGCCCGGTGGTCATCATGCTTACTCGCTTAGTTGACTGTTACACG ATGGTTAAATGTGGAGATTATTTTCAGGCTGAAGATGGCCCTAGGGAATTCGGTAACATATGCATAAGCACCAAGTGGCTAAGAACTACTGACACTTCATTAGTGTTGCGCCTTTTGGAGGTTAACTCCAAAGAG TCCGAAGAACCACCCATGTCTGTTTTGCATATTCAGTATCCTGAATGGCCTGACCATGgagttccaaagaacacatttgTGGTTCGTGAAATCTTGAAAAGAATATATCAAGTACCACCAAACCTTGGCCCAATTGTGGTGCATTGCAG TGCAGGTATTGGGAGAACTGGAACATACTGCACAATTCATAATGCAGTACAAAGAATTCTTGCTGGGGACATGTCTGCTTTAAATCTTGTTGATACAATAACCACATTTAGGTCTCAGCGAATTGGAATGGTCCAGACACTG GAGCAATATATTTTCTGTTATTCTGCCATAGTTGATGAATTGGAAGAGCTCATGTCAAATTTGAATAGCCAAAACGAACTCAAAATAG TAGCTTAA
- the LOC126587619 gene encoding protein PSK SIMULATOR 1-like translates to MKYTLWLINTMGGMCSKTRRSTVDDVNVNNAPNGGIPTANGHPSNGSRGLPPKLNSNSTPSPVSEGVDKQLRDPFMLPETNNMVPYGLITDDVNDGIPHLSRTLSHKNRSNKSKQAVAKVSEVSSLLGRAGTAGLGKAVEVLDTLGSSMTNLNPSSGFTSGVTTKGNKISILAFEVANTVVKGSNLMQSLSKDNIKHLKEVVLPSEGVQNLISRDMDELLRIAAADKREELKVFSGEVVRFGNRCKDPQWHNLDRYFEKLGSEITPQRQLKEDAETVMQQLMTLVLNTAELYHELHALDRFEQDYRRKLQEEDNSSTTQRGDSLAILRAELKSQRKHVRSLKKKSLWSRILEEVMEKLVDVVHFLHMEIHEAFGNADTDKPVKGSQNNHKKLGSAGLALHYANIITQIDLLVSRSSSVPSNTRDTLYQGLPPGVKSALRSKLQSFQLKEEHTIAEIKAEMEKTLRWLVPIATNTTKAHHGFGWVGEWANTGSEMNRKPAGQTDLLRIETLHHADKHRTESYILELVVWLHHLVNQTRVGNCGIRSPVKSPLCSPNQKAIQLCMNKTNCSSPILTVEDQEMLRYVSKRKLTPGISKSQEFDTSRTRFSKHNRLSKSSNHSPTSERRKDPFPIRRPSSVPIIDFDFDRSKALDVIDRVDTIRSI, encoded by the exons ATGAAATATACTTTGTGGCTCATCAACACAATGGGTGGGATGTGCTCCAAGACGAGGAGATCCACTGTAGACGATGTCAATGTAAATAATGCCCCCAATGGAGGCATTCCTACTGCTAATGGCCATCCTAGTAATGGATCTCGTGGTCTGCCCCCGAAATTGAATTCCAATTCGACTCCATCCCCAGTTAGTGAAGGCGTGGATAAACAATTGCGAGACCCGTTTATGTTGCCGGAGACAAATAATATGGTACCTTATGGGCTCATTACAGATGATGTCAACGACGGGATTCCTCACTTGTCGAGGACCTTATCGCACAAAAATAGATCTAACAAGTCTAAGCAGGCTGTGGCAAAG GTATCAGAAGTAAGCTCCCTTTTGGGCCGGGCTGGTACTGCTGGCCTTGGGAAGGCAGTGGAAGTATTGGACACCCTTGGTAGTAGCATGACGAATTTGAATCCAAGCAGTGGTTTTACCTCAGGGGTGACAACAAAAGggaataaaatttcaattttggcttttgaaGTCGCAAACACGGTTGTCAAGGGTTCAAATTTAATGCAGTCCCTTTCTAAGGATAACATCAAACATCTAAAAGAGGTTGTGCTTCCATCAGAAGGGGTACAGAATTTGATATCAAGAGATATGGATGAACTCCTGAGAATTGCTGCTGCTGACAAGAG AGAAGAGCTCAAAGTTTTCTCGGGAGAAGTAGTGCGTTTTGGAAATCGTTGTAAAGATCCTCAGTGGCATAATCTGGATCGCTATTTTGAAAA GTTGGGTTCAGAAATTACACCACAAAGGCAATTGAAGGAAGATGCGGAGACAGTGATGCAGCAATTGATGACGTTAGTTCTAAATACAGCT GAATTATATCATGAGTTACATGCCTTGGACAGATTTGAACAAGATTATCGGCGGAAGCTTCAAGAGGAAGACAACTCAAGTACTACCCAAAGAG gagatagCCTTGCAATCTTGAGAGCAGAGTTGAAGAGTCAAAGGAAGCATGTGAGAAGTTTGAAGAAAAAATCACTTTGGTCCCGAATTTTGGAAGAG GTCATGGAGAAACTTGTCGATGTTGTTCATTTCTTACATATGGAGATTCATGAAGCATTTGGAAATGCAG ATACTGATAAACCTGTGAAAGGTTCTCAGAACAATCACAAAAAGTTGGGGTCTGCTGGTCTTGCCTTGCATTATGCAAATATTATCACTCAAATTGATCTTCTT GTGTCTCGATCAAGTTCTGTGCCTTCAAACACGCGGGATACTTTATATCAGGGGCTCCCGCCTGGTGTGAAATCAGCTTTGCGCTCAAAACTACAGTCATTTCAGTTGAAGGAAGAG CATACAATCGCTGAAATTAAAGCTGAAATGGAGAAAACGTTGCGGTGGCTAGTTCCCATTGCCACTAACACAACCAA AGCTCATCATGGCTTTGGCTGGGTTGGAGAATGGGCAAACACTGG GTCCGAGATGAACCGAAAACCTGCTGGTCAAACTGACTTGCTGAGGATTGAGACACTGCACCATGCTGATAAACATAGAACTGAGTCTTACATTCTTGAACTGGTGGTGTGGCTTCACCATCTCGTCAACCAAACGAGGGTTGGAAACTGTGGAATAAGATCTCCTGTTAAATCCCCTCTTTGCTCCCCCAACCAGAAGGCAATTCAGTTATGTATGAACAAAACCAACTGCTCATCACCCATATTAACAGTTGAAGACCAAGAAATGCTTCGATACGTAAGTAAGAGAAAACTGACACCGGGGATTAGTAAGAGTCAAGAATTTGACACCTCAAGGACCAGGTTCAGCAAGCATAACCGGCTGAGCAAGAGTAGCAACCACTCCCCGACAAGTGAACGTAGGAAGGATCCATTTCCAATCAGGAGGCCATCCTCCGTTCCTATCATTGACTTTGATTTCGACCGGAGCAAAGCACTGGATGTCATTGATCGGGTGGACACAATTCGAAGTATTTGA